The following coding sequences are from one Lolium rigidum isolate FL_2022 chromosome 6, APGP_CSIRO_Lrig_0.1, whole genome shotgun sequence window:
- the LOC124664435 gene encoding endo-1,4-beta-xylanase 1-like, producing the protein MQLAGGIPDIHELVVDSSGLDEGTLAEEVALVMKLMADGGNITDEQAAASTVNVIEDGISSEEEDAAAHAVNLLWFGCSEEAEGDLAGWLSTHIDPAPPPLSATAEDVPGQCKKKPSGRYILAGHRADEKDGLSREITQAPKPKITYRVSGWVSVQGAASCTDGGHAVHVEVRTGDGSAIGSGVVLAEEGKWAEIKGAFRVDEHPRGAEVYVHGPPAGVDIKVMDLRVCAVNRIARLRHLRKKTDKVRKRDVVLKFKQRSEDGANDDDAAAVRVNGASIRVVQVDNAVPIGACISKSAVQNPAFVDFFANHFDWAVLENELKWYYTEAVQGQVNYADADALIALCDRHKKPVRGHRIFRAVENSVQPWVRASNPGQLKAAVESRIKSLVSRYSGRFPCYEVNNEMLHGSFFRQRLGDDIDAHMFRETAAIDPAPALFVNDYNVENANDPNATPEKYVALITDLQKRGASVGGIGVQGHVTHPVGDVICDALDKLAATELPVWITELDVSAADEAMRADDLETVLREAFAHPAVEGIMLWGFMQGHMWRANGQLLNADGSLSEAGHRSVGLRTEWTSHARGTVDANGNFKFRGFHGKYVLELAAGAGGKVRRAFDVHKGDAPLVLDMNL; encoded by the exons ATGCAGCTGGCGGGCGGTATTCCTGACATACATGAACTTGTCGTGGATAGTTCTGGACTTGATGAAGGCACTCTGGCT GAGGAGGTGGCACTGGTGATGAAGCTAATGGCGGACGGTGGCAACATCACCGACGAACAGGCGGCGGCCAGCACCGTGAATGTGATAGAGGACGGCatcagctcggaggaggaggacgcggcggcccaCGCCGTGAACCTTCTCTGGTTCGGCTGCTCGGAGGAGGCCGAGGGCGACCTGGCCggctgg CTGTCCACGCACATCGACCCGGCGCCGCCCCCGCTCTCGGCCACGGCGGAGGACGTGCCTGGCCAGTGCAAGAAGAAGCCGAGCGGCCGGTACATCCTCGCCGGGCACCGGGCCGATGAGAAGGACGGGCTCTCCCGAGAGATCACGCAGGCGCCTAAACCCAAGATCACGTACCGGGTGTCTGGGTGGGTGTCTGTACAGGGCGCCGCCTCCTGCACGGACGGTGGCCACGCCGTGCATGTGGAAGTCCGCACTGGGGATGGCTCCGCCATCGGTAGCGGTGTGGTTCTGGCCGAGGAAGGGAAGTGGGCCGAGATCAAGGGCGCATTCCGGGTTGACGAGCATCCGCGCGGCGCCGAGGTCTACGTGCACGGTCCACCGGCGGGGGTGGACATCAAGGTCATGGACCTGCGCGTGTGCGCCGTGAACAGGATCGCCAGGCTGAGGCACCTCAGGAAGAAGACGGACAAGGTGCGGAAGCGCGACGTGGTGCTCAAGTTCAAGCAGCGGTCGGAGGACGGCGCGAACgacgacgacgcggcggcggtgagAGTGAACGGCGCGTCCATCCGGGTGGTCCAGGTGGACAACGCCGTGCCGATCGGAGCGTGCATCAGCAAGTCGGCTGTCCAGAACCCGGCCTTCGTGGACTTCTTCGCCAACCACTTCGACTGGGCGGTGCTGGAGAACGAGCTCAAGTGGTACTACACGGAGGCGGTGCAGGGCCAGGTGAactacgccgacgccgacgcgctCATCGCCCTCTGCGACCGGCACAAGAAGCCGGTGCGTGGGCACCGCATCTTccgggcggtggagaactccgtgcAGCCGTGGGTGCGCGCCTCGAACCCCGGCCAGCTCAAGGCCGCCGTGGAGTCCCGGATCAAGAGCCTCGTGTCCCGCTACAGCGGCCGCTTCCCGTGCTACGAGGTGAACAACGAGATGCTCCACGGCAGCTTCTTCCGACAGCGGCTCGGCGACGACATCGACGCGCACATGTTCCGGGAGACGGCGGCCATCGACCCGGCGCCGGCGCTGTTCGTGAACGACTACAACGTGGAGAACGCCAACGACCCCAACGCGACGCCGGAGAAGTATGTCGCGCTGATCACCGACCTGCAGAAGCGGGGCGCGTCGGTGGGCGGGATCGGGGTGCAGGGCCACGTGACGCACCCCGTCGGCGACGTCATCTGCGACGCGCTCGACAAGCTGGCGGCCACGGAGCTCCCCGTGTGGATCACGGAGCTGGACGTGTCGGCGGCGGACGAGGCGATGCGCGCCGACGACCTGGAGACGGTGCTGCGGGAGGCGTTCGCGCACCCGGCCGTGGAGGGGATCATGCTCTGGGGGTTCATGCAGGGCCACATGTGGCGCGCCAACGGCCAGCTGCTCAACGCCGACGGCTCCCTCAGCGAGGCCGGCCACAGGTCCGTCGGGCTCAGGACGGAGTGGACGTCGCACGCCCGCGGGACGGTGGACGCCAACGGCAACTTCAAGTTCAGGGGCTTCCACGGCAAGTACGTGCTGGAactggccgccggcgccggcgggaagGTCCGGCGCGCCTTCGACGTGCATAAGGGTGATGCCCCTCTCGTGCTCGACATGAACCTCTGA